The Chryseobacterium indologenes genomic sequence CATTGGAACTGCTTCAGAACATTGATTAACGTTCAGTACTATCAAAGCATTAATAATCTATGCAATAAGTAATAAAAAAACCCTGCATGATCTCAATGCAGGATTTTTATGATCATATTAAAATACCGTTACTGGTTGTAAACGTGCACATCTCTTTGTGGAAAAGGAATTCCGATTCCGGCCTGATCAAGGGCTTCTTTACAACTGATAATCAGTTCTTCATTCATTGTCCAGAAATCAGCAGCTGTAGCACTTACTCTTATTGATAAATTTACGGCACTGTCCCCAAGCTCAGTCACTACTACCTGCGGTGCCGGTGTAGCAAGGGCATATTGATTATTTTTTATAACATCCAATAAAAGGTCCTTTGTTTTTCTAAGGTCTGCATCGTAAGCAACCCCTATATCAAGTGCTGTTCTTCGTATTCCCAGTTGTGTAAAGTTGGTAATGCTGTTATTTGAAACGACTCCATTAGGAATAACAATTAAATGATTCTGGGGAGTAATCAGTTTGGTATGGAAGATATCAATTGCCTGTACCGTTCCTGATACTCCGGAATTAGTAGAAATAAAATCTCCGATCTTAAATGGTTTTAGTAAAAGAATAAGTATTCCCCCTGCAAAATTTGTCAGTGATCCCTGTAAAGCAAGACCTACGGCCAGACCGGCAGCACCAATCATCGCTACGAATGCTGAAGTCTGTACTCCCAATTGCGTAACTACCACGATGAAAAGCAGAATATTAAGTCCCCAGTTGATAATATTTAAAAGGAAAAGCTGTAAAGAAGCTTCCATATTACGCTTTTTAAAAGCTTTTTCAACAAGTTTTTTAATCATTCTGATCATCCACGAACCTATCAGGTAAATCAATACCGCAGAAACTACTGCCGTAAAAATTCGTGGAGCCCATGAAATGGCAGAAGCGATTAAAGTGTCCCAATGTTGCTGAATGTTGTTCAATTCCAGATTGTCCATTTGTATTGTACTATTTAAGTGTTTTTAATTTGAATTTCAGACTCTTCACCATGTATGAATTCCCAATGAAATTGTGTAAAATAATCTATACCCAAAAGAAACGATGCCTTACCTGCCCGGAGGTAAAGTAAAATGTTTTAAAAACACAGAAATAGATTGATTGCTAAACAGAAGGGTTCAACATTACTCAATGATCATTCGGAATTACATCTTACATAAAGAAATAATTTCGGTTCTGACTATTACAAAAAAGGTACCGAACTTTCGTTTTATCGGAACTTATACACATAAAAGTGATAATTAACCAGATGTGTTCAAAATATTTTTTACAAAAGTATTTAATTAGGGTACAAACTATGGGAGTTTTGCGACCAGACTTTCAGGTAAAAGCCTTAAAATATGGTAAATGATCTTCCATTTAAAATTTGGAACAATGGTAAAAGAATTTCCCGCATTGACGATAAATTTTGCCACGTAATCAGGTTCCATAATCAGGGACTCGTTCAGTTGCAGTCCGTCATTAATTTTTGTTCTGATATACCCAATTACCAGAGCATTGACAATTATTTTCCGGGCTGAAAGTTCCTGTCTCAATCCGGCAAGATATTGTGTAAAAGCGGCCTTTGTGCTTCCATACACAAAATTACTTTTCCTTCCTCTTACTCCGGATAATGAAGAGAGCCCTACAATCCTTTCGAGATTTTTATTGCTTTCATCCATGGCAATAATATTCAGGACAGATACTGCGCCCATATAATTGACTTCCATCATTTGTTTTGCTCCTCGGAAATCGGTTAATGCACTGTGATTATCTACTAAAAAACCTGCTGCATAGACAACAATATGAGGTTTTACAGGAAGATCAGCATACAATTTCCGATGTGAATCAAAATCCGCAGCATCAAAATATAAAACCGTTACTTTATCCTGATTCAGATTATCTGACACCATAAAATCCTCGAGTGATGTTGTATTTCTGGAAGCAGCGATCACAGAAAAGCCCTTTTCAAGGTATTGGATGATACATTGTTTTGCTACGTCTGAATTAGCTCCTAAAATGAGAACCGTTTTGCCTGTGTTTTGATTCATACGGCAAAGATAATTTTTATTACCGCTAATTTCACTAATGTTTTCTCAAATAAGCACAAATGATTTCGAGCACTACCCAATCAGGAATTGATAGGTTATCCGTATTTTTATTAATTATGGAGCAAAGCATATAAAAAGGTTGCGGCGGGTGAACTTCGTTCACCCGCCGCAACTCAATATTTTCAAACCGAATTATTTTTTTTCTTCAGTTTCTGTTTCTTTTTATCAGCAGCTTTTGTTTTATCTCCAAAACGCGATTCTGTCATTTCTCTTGAAACCGCTGCTTTTTCAAATTTCAGTTTTCCTGATAATGTTTCAATTACGAAACCATCATCCTGAACCTGAGCTATTCTTCCGTGAAGACCTGATGTAAGGACTACTCTCGTGCCTACTTTAAGGTTCTCCTGAAAGTTTTTTTCCTGCTTTTGTTTTCTCATCTGAGGTCTGATCATCAGGAAATAAAACCCTACAAACATTACCCCCATCATGATCAGCATCATAGATGAAGATCCTCCTGGCTGGGCTTGTAAAAATAATGTCAACATATTTTTAAAATTATGGTTGAATGTTCGCAGTGAACGTTAATTTAATAGGAGCCTTTTCTACATTGGCAAAAACATCTGCGTATTTCTGAACATTACCGTCGAAGTTTGTAGAATCAAAATGTAAAGTGATTTTACCTTTTTTACCAGGCATGATCGGCTCTTTTGTAAAGTCAGGGGCAGTACATCCGCATCCAGGTTTTACTTCAGAAATTACTAAAGGATTCTTACCTGTGTTGGTTACTTCATACACGTGCTGAACTTTATCTCCTTTTTTAATTTTTCCAAAATCGAAATTGCTTTCCGATAAAGCGATAGAAGTAGATGGTTCGTTAGAAACCGGTGCAGCGGCAGTCTCCCCTGCAACTGGTGCGGCTGCAGAATCTGTAATTGCCGGAGCGGCAGCTGTAGAATCTGTAGCGATAGCTTCAGCACTTTGAGTTTCTTTGTTTTCTTTTTTACATGAAACTAAACCAAAGCCTATGATAGATAAGGCGATAATTGATAACGTCTTTTTCATTTTATATTCTATTTTGATCTTTACAATATTTATCTAAAATACCATTAATGAAAATATTGGAACGGTCTGTAGCAAATACTTTTGCAATTTCAATATATTCATTAATAATAACTCTTGAAGGGGTAAACGCAAAGTTATCAAGTTCTGCAATGGCAGTAGACAAAATAACTTTATCCATGAGAGAAACTCTTTCAAGATCCCAGTTTTCGAGTCTTTCTTCCAGCTTTTTCTCATTGTTTTCCCAATTGTTCAAAGTATCTTTCAACAATTTTGCTGCGAAAGTTTTATCCTCTTCATCTTTAATCATTTTGATTAAAGTTCTGCTTTCTTCATCTTCTCTCAAGAAACCGATTGTTTTCTGTACCATGGAATTGGCAATGTGGATATCATCATACCATGAAAGTTCTTTATCTCCAAGATAATCATGAAAATCTTCGTTCTCAGCAATATATCTTAAAAATAATTTTCCGATAAATTTCTGATCTTCTTCAAAAGAATAGCCTTCTTCTTTCATGAAATCCTGATAACGCTTTCCAGCAGTGATTCTTTGGAAAGTTTTCACCAATAAATCATCGTGCATATCCCATTTCAGTTGTTTATGCTGACCTGTGAAAAATAATCTCTCCGGATTTTCTTCCAGTTTTCGCAATACCTGATTGTTGATGAATTTTTGGTTAGGATTAATATCAGCATCGGTTTTAAGATATTTATTCTTCCCGATTTCAATCTGGTGTTCCGCCAGATCTTTCAGGCCCACCAAAAAATTAAGCTGATAAATATAGAGATAATAGATTTTCTCTATACCGGAGAACATATTTTTCTCTAAAACATCAAACTTTACAGGATTCTGATAGTAAGAATACACTGTTTGTACTACTTTTTCACGGATTTGTCGTCTTCCTAACATTCAAAGAGCTTTTTTATGAGTGCAAAGATACAAAATTTAAAATTGATGAAATTCGTAGTGTGATGACATTTTTGTAATTTTGTCAAACTATATGAAAGCTCTAAAAACCTTAAACCCTTATTTTTGGAAACACAAAATATTATTGTTTTGGGGAGTACTATTTATCATTGCCAGTAATTTTTTTAATATTTATAAAGTTCAGTTTGTAGGTAAATCTGTTGATGAGCTTACAAAAAGCGGAAATCTTGGTTTCAATCAGCAGGTACTTATTTATGTTGCGATCATTGTGGGATGCTCACTTCTCACGGGATTCTTTACTTTTATGATGAGACAAACGATCATTGTAGCTTCAAGAAGAATTGAATATGAACTGAAAAACAAGATTTACAGGCACTATCAGGATTTATCTTTGACGGATTATAAACAAACCACTATCGGTGATCTGATGAACAGGCTCAGTGAAGATGTAGTGGCGGTAAGAATGTATCTCGGACCTGGTGTCATGTATGTGGCCAACCTTATTGTTCTGGTATTGATCACAGCTATTTATATGGTGAAGACGGATGCTTCAATGACTTTATGGACATTGCTGCCACTTCCGGTTTTATCCTATGCAATATATAAAGTCAGTTCGATCATTAATAAGAAGTCGAAAATCATGCAGAAAAGTCAGTCTGCTATTTCAACTTTCGTTCAGGACAGTTTTTCCGGAATCCGTGTGGTAAAGTTTTTTGCACGTGAAAAATATATTGAGAAAAACTATGGTGTAAAAGTGACTGATTACCAGAACAAAGCTCTGGATCTTGCGAAAACAGAAGCCTATTTCTTTACCATTATTTTATTTGTAATCGGACTTTTGAACGTGGCCGTGATTTTAATAGGCGGTCAAAAATATATTGCAGGAGAATTAAGTATCGGCAAGATTGCAGATTTCTTCATGTATATCAATACATTGATTTTCCCGTTCTCCATGGTAGGCTGGGTAACTTCCGTTAACCAGAGGGCTGAAGCATCCATGCAAAGGATCAATGAGTTCATGGATAAAAAATCAGAAATTATTAATACCAATTTTGAAAATTATCCTATCCAAGGAGAAATTGAATTCAGAAACGTTTCTTATGTATACCCTAATACAGGGATCAAGGCTCTGCAAAACCTGAGTTTTAAGATCAAAGCTGGAGAATCTTTGGCTATAATGGGGAAAACCGGAAGCGGAAAGTCTACTGTAGCTTTGCTTTTATGCAGATTAATAGATCCTACAGAAGGGGAAATCTTAATTGACGGCAAAAACCTGAAAGAACATAATCTTACCAATTACAGGAACTTCATAGGATATATTCCTCAGGAAAGCTATTTATTCTCCGATTCTATTGAAAATAATATCGGATTTGCCATTGACCATCCTTCTCACGAAAAGGTAGTAGAATATGCCCGCATTGCAGATGTTCATAAAAATATTGTTGAATTTAAAGAGCAATATAAAACACTGGTAGGTGAAAGCGGGGTGATGCTTTCGGGAGGTCAAAAGCAAAGAATTTGTATTGCAAGGGCCTTAATTAAAGACCCGAATATCATAATTTTTGATGATTCTTTGTCTGCTTTAGATACCGAGACAGAACAGAATATTCTTGAAAATATAGACCGGAAAATCAGCAATGCGACGTCCATAATTATCACACACAGAGAGTCTAGCGCTCAAAAGGCTGACCAAATCATCAACCTTACAGAAATTGCCAATTCTGTAACTGCTTAGCCGTTTCATTCTCAATTGTTAAATAAATCATAAAAAAAATTTTGTGATTAAAAGAATTCTTTTATATTTGTTCTTAACAAGATTAAAAAATATCTAACAATGAGTGAATACAAGGAACGCCATGAAAATGAGATTTTCACGAAGGTGTTAAAAGCAGGAAGAAGAACTTATTTCTTTGATGTGCGCGAGACGAAAGCAGGAGATTATTATCTTACGATTACCGAAAGTAAAAAGAATTTCGGAGAGAATGGGGAAGCCACATTCGAGAAGCATAAAATTTACCTTTATAAGGAGGATTTTAAAAGTTTCCAGGAGATGTTTAATGAGTCCACAGATTTCATCATTAACGAAAAGGGTGAGGATGTAATTTCAGAAAAACATGACAAAGACTTCAAAAGCAGATCTTTCACAATCGATTCTGACGACGAGGTTTAAAAAAGAATATCTAAAAACACAAGCATCTGAAAAAGATGCTTTTTTTATGTCTGAAAATGACAGCCCAAAAATATCCAAAAGAAAAAGTATACTTCAGAAAAGTGCACTTTTTCTAATTCTAAGCTTACTTCTTGCCGGCCGGAAACATTTATGTATGCTGCATTTCTTTACCAACGCCGAATAACAATACTCTAATTAATTTCGGATCACGGCTTCAAAAAGCTAAATAATTCAGCGGGCAGCTCATCCTGGCAAGGATTTGTATTCTTATCATTCATTGTATTAGTATGACTTACGGCATCTATAACCTTTGCTGCAGAAAACATCACGATACCGCCATCTTTTCTAAGAGTAACCAGTTCATCATTTTTTGAACTTGAATCAAAATTTCCAAAACACATTACATTGTTTTTGGTTTGCACTGCAGGAAAGCTTTCAACCCCAATATTATCTAAATATTTAACCCCATTTGATTCATTCATTTTAAAAACTTTATAATCTCCATCAAAGTTTCTATGAGCAATAATTTCATCTGCTCCATCACCATCCAGATTTCCAACAGCCAATCCTTTCCAATCTGAAGCCGCCCCAAACCCTATAGATTTATCAATAAGAGTCATTACCCCATTATCATCAATACTATAAACATACACCCCATTCTGCATATAATCATCAGCATCAACCAGCAATACAATTTCATCTTTACCCACACCATCAAGGTCACCAGCAGCAACTGCTTTGATTTTAGAATTTATAGGAAGATTGAGCTGATTAAAATAGACCAATTCAGGATCAGTACCATTAAATTTATATACTCTTACTTCTTTATTGTAATTTCGGACAGCAACAAAATCATCTTTCCCCCCACTGATAAAATTTCCGGCAGTGATACCTACCCAATCAGACTCTGTCCCAAAACCTGTAAATTTTGAAGACTCAACGATCTGGTTATTTTCAATTTTAAAAATATAAAAGCCATTCTTATTAAAATCAGCATGATCACTCAATGCAATGATTTCGCTTTTATCATCACCAAAGAAATCACCAGCACCCAATCCTTTCCAATTATAAGTACCACCATAAGCGATACTATTTGTAACAGTATGGAAATTCTTGCCGTCAGGTTCAAGAGTACCTATCAACCCATCATAATTTCTGATTTTTACAAACTCATCATCGTCGTCGTCATCAAAATTCCCCTTTGCTATACCTCTCCAATCAGAATCTTCTCCCCACAAATGATAAGTACTAACAGGGACTATAAAGTTTTCGTAATTTGCTAAAAGTGCTAGTGTCAAAGAAGAACCATCTACGTCAATATGATCATAATAATTTTTTGCTGCTTGCAAATCTGCGATAATCTGATATATTTTTTTATCATACTCCGCTGAGAGATATAACCACATATAAGAAACATATGCATCATATTTAGTAGTAACATCCGTTGGAACATTATTTATAGTACTGTATTTAAGATTCCATTTTAACCCATTATAATTTACTGCATCATTTATTGTTAAAGGTCCCTGATAAATATCTTTTGTGAAAGTTTTAACATACCTCTCTATATCTAAAGATGTATAGAGAGGATCGTTGGCGTTATTCTTTATATTATATTTAAAGCATTCGTATGGAAAACTCACCGTTAAGCCTGCATGAGATATATCATCACGTAAATAAAAATGATTCCAATATGTCCAAGTATATGATCCCAGATTATTGTTAACAGAGGTGTTCAGTTTTAAAAAATTAGCAATTTTATTAAGCTGTTTAAGATAATCCTGATTATCTGTTGCTCTGTACATTTGTATCAAAACCCTTCCCATGGAGCTTTGCATATTAAACGGCAAAACTTCACCCTTATACTTTAGTGGGGGGTTATTATTAACATTAATAGAATCTCTTTCTTTATAATATCCTATACCATCAATAGAATTAGGATTTAACTCCTCATGCCATTGATCTTTATGATAAAGAAGTGTTTCTTTTATCTTTTCCTTAAGATCATCAGTAATATTTTTAAAAGTCATATTATTATAACGCCCCCCTGATTGGTACAATACATTTTGAATACTGCTATCATTTTTCACAATAGCAGCAAACTTAGCCATTGGATAGGTTATATTAGCGCTGTGCACCATATGAGCATAAGTCTTTCCATCATTCTGTACTACATTATAACGATTGTTTGACCATACAGGGCCAATAATACCTCTATAATCAGAAATATTGCTTAAACCTAAACTTGGAGTTTGCTCCCTAAGATCATCTCTCCTATCAATAACATTCCCTATGCATCTTATTAAGTTTTTAGCATATTTTAGATCTTGTGTTTTTTCATACATTAGTACTAATGCTTCCATATGTGCTGGCACTCCCCAAGCAAACTCAGTCTGATCAGGGCTGTCTGAATTACCTAATGATGTATCATAGTGCTTCTCATCAAACATATTTTTATAGTAAGATTGAGCATAAGATTGTAGAATAAATAATAACGTGAGAATTGTAAAGAGTTTTTTCATAGTAATTAGTTGTGATTATAAATAGATTAAGGAGAATTATTTCTCTTAATTTGGTAACCCAATATAAAAACATTTCCTCTCCTTCCCTAAAAACTATTGAAGAAAAACATTTTTACGTGCTTATATAAAGAATCTGAATAAATAAAAGGAAAAAAATTCCCGCTGGAATATGAAAACAGAAGATTATTTTCTTTTTGAAATATTGTAAAATAAAAAAGTACACTTTCAAAAAGTGTACTTTCTTTGGGTGAATGATGGGTCTCGAACCCACGACCTTCGGAACCACAATCCGACGCTCTAACCAACTGAGCTACAATCACCGTTTTCTGAGTGCAAATATAGGACAATTTCCTCAACTACCAAACAATTCCATCAAAATTTTTCAAAGAAATTAACCTTTCTGACGTAAAGCCCTCAGCATAAGCCACTCCCGATAAACGCCCTAAATCCTGCGCACGGTAGGTTAAGCTTTCATAAAAGTCTTTTGTGGTGATTGGAGTCTCAGGTTCCGTGGAAGTCGGGTCATAAAACTGAGTTTTATATGCCATACACGAATCGATCTTCTTATCCAGAAATTCTGAGATGTCAATAACAAACTCCGGTCTGATGTCTTTCCATTGAATATAATGAAAAATATGCTTTGGACGCCAGACTTCCTGATTCTCGCCGTCCAATACTGTTTCAATTTTTCTCAATCCGGACAAAAAGCACGCATCCGACACTAATTTCGCTCCTTTTGCATGGTCCGGATGTCTATCATCAATTGCATTGGCCAAGACGATTTCCGGGCGGTATTTACGAATCATTTTTACGATCCTCATCTGGTATTCTTCAGAGTTGACAAGAAAGCCGTCTTTCATTCCAAGGTTTTCTCTTGCGGAAAGCCCCAAAATTCTTGCAGCATCAGCAGCCTCTGCTTTTCTTGTTTCATCGGTACCTCTTGTCCCGAGTTCTCCTCTTGTCAGATCTACAACAACACATTTTTTACCCTCCGAAACCATTTTGGCAATAGTTCCTCCACATCCGAGCTCTACATCGTCAGGATGTGCTCCAAAAGCAAGTATATCAGTTTTCATATAGTCAAAGATAGGATTTAAAATAAAAACTTCCCATACATTGCGAATGGGAAGTTTTACTATATATAATTTAAATTTAAATTACTTATTAATTTCTGCATTTAATTTTACAGCGTCCTGGTAAGTAGGATCCAGCTGTAAAGATTTAGCAACATAATCTTTCGCTTTTGCAATATCAGAATCTTTGCTCATGTAAGCCACTGCAAAGTAAGCATAAGCAAGAGTTTGCTTGTTGGCTTCCTGATCAGCCGGTTTTACCGTACTGATGAATTTTTCGTAAGCTATTTTCGCAGCATCGTTATTTCCTGCCTGTTGGTAAGAATATCCCTGGCTGTAATAAGCCGGAGCCCAATCAGGAAGTAATGCTGACATTTTTTGCCATGTTAGGATGGCACCATTCCAGTTTTTAACATCCTGGTAAGCTGTTGCCAGTTTAAATAAAGCATCAGAATCCTGGCTGTTGGCAGCCACTTGTTTTTTCAAAGCTTCGATAGCAGGGCTGGTAGCCCCTTTATCTACATCAGCCTGAGAAGCACCTCCGCCACCAGCGATGTTGGCTAATTCCATATCCCACTTCATTGTTTCATCTTTTGCAGCTTTTGCAATGGCGATTTTCTGCTGAGATTCAGTCATTAAAGCAGTTTTCTTAGCAGCATCTTTTTCATCTTTTGCTAATCCAGCAGCAATAAGCCCCTGAAGTCCCTGGTCAGCAGGTTGTACTCTTGTTTTCTCTGCCTGAGAAATGAAAGTGTCCATATTCTGCTTAGCTCCCGTATAGTTTTTATCTGCATAATCCTGGTATGCTCTTAATTTGAATTTAATAGGATCTTCAATTTTATCAAAAATCTTATCCAGAACTGTTTTAGAATTAGCATAATCTTCGTTTGTGAAGTACAGCTTTGAAATTTCTAATTGAGTATACGGATCTTCGTCAGCGTATTTTGTATAGTTAATAAGGTCTTGTGTAGCTTTTGCATTCTGCTGATATCTGATATCATATCCAGCCATTGCTTTGTAAGCAGGAGCATATGTTGGATCTACACCAATTGCCTTATCGATATTTTGTTTAGCTTGTTGCCATTGTTGAGCTGCCATCCATAAAGTCGCCATTCTTGTATAAACAGATGCTTTATTTTTAGCTGTAGGTAGTGCTTTATCGTATGCAGACATAGCCTCACCCGGCATTCTTTTCAATCTGTAAGCATCTCCTAATGTATAATAATAATGTGCAGGAACTCCTTTTTTCTCAGCTTTTTCAATTGCTTTGGTTAAGAATTGGATAGCAAGATCCGGAGAACTGTTCTTTTCAAATAAAGTTAAAGCTTCTGCCGCTCTGAAGAGAACTTCAGCATCTTTTTCTCTTGAATCAGTTACTACTTTCTGAATCTCAGCGATTGCAGCTTTGTCTCCTTTTCCTAATTTCACGGCAGCAAGACCGATTTTATTAAGAAAGCTCTTGCCGTCAGCAGCTAATCCTTTGTTGAAATTTTCAGTTGCTTTGGCATAATCAGGTTCTCCCTGTCTTAGGAAAGTGTTTCCTAAGTAGAAGTAATTCTCAGCAGTAGGTTCTTTAGCGATCATATCAGTGAAGTTGGTCTTTGCCTGAGCAAATTTATCACTGTCTATACTGTTGATACCATCCTGCAGTGTTTGTGCAGTGGCAAAACCGGTAAAAAATACTACGGCTGCTCCAAAAGCAATCTTCTTTACATTCATAATCATTATATCTTTCATTTTATATTTCTAAATAATCGAGTTATATCTACACAATTTTCAGACCAAAACGGTTATTTCTTTTGTGGTAAATTGTGACTTTAATATTTTTTAACGCATTTGCACCTCTCTCTTGTAAAGGTTATAAGGCTGTAAACCTTCTTTCTGAACTATTTTTTGTCCTAAATGTGTGCAGGAAAATCTGATAAATCCATTGGCAATATTAAAATTACCTTCATTGATAAGGAAATAAAGGACTCTTGTAAACGGATATTCCATGTTGCGAAGTCCTTCATAGTCGGCTGTATATTGTTTTCCTTTCTCTACAACGGGCAGTACTTTCACCATTTCTCTAAGCTTCTCAGAAGTTTTATCATAAGGACGGCTAAAGGTATTTAATCCGATTACTCCAATCTTACCGGGATATTTTCCAAGTTCTTCAATAATTTTCTGATTCCCCGGAATAATTGAAAATTTAAGGTCTTTAGGTTGTTTTTTCAGCTTTTCAGCTACAAAATTAAGATTACTTGAGTTGGTTCCGTCGAAGATAAAATCTTTTTATCTGAAGCCAGCCCGGCATTGATTTCCTCCATTGAAATACTTTCTTTAGGAGAATCTTTAGGAACAACAAACACCACTGCGTCAGCTGCAAATTTAGCAGGAAGAAATTTTAAATCAGTTCTTTCCTCGTATGTTTTGATCTCGTCAGCATTAAGATTTCTTGACATAACAATGACCTTTGCCTTACCTTTCAAGAGATCCAATAAGCCTAAATCTTCTTTTTGGGTAGCAACCTTAATCCTTGTTTCAGGATAATTGATCATATAGCCGTCAGCTAATGCTTCAGTAACGCTTTGAAAGGATTCGTCTGTATAAATGGTAAGATCACCTTTATTATAGGATGGGGATTTCTCCTCCTTTTTTTGCAGCCAATGAGCAGTATACTCAAAACAAAAACGACTGCAATTTTAACACTATTCTTCATCTCTCGATTTTTTGATTCTTGAAATCGCCCTGTAAATTCTGAAAACTCCATAAATAATAAGAACCACGCCTAATGCATAAGCAACAGCAGGTTCTAAAATGGTAAAGAAGAATTTATAGACAATTACTACAATTCCCAAAACGATATAAAACAATCCCGTAACCAGGGATAACCAATTGAACATCATGTAACAAAAATACCAAAAAAATAAAAAAGAGAAGCATATGCTTCTCTTTTTATTTATAATTTGAATAATTAGTCTTATTCAAAGTTCATCGTAAATGGTACGCTATAGTAAGATCTTACGCTTTCTCCGTTTCTCTTAGCTGGAGTCCACTTTTTAAGTTTCTTTACTACACGGATTGCTTCATTGTTGAAGTCGCTATTTGGAGATTTTTCTTCAATAGTAACTCCGGAAACAGTTCCGTCTTTTTCTACAACGAACTTAAGCTTAGCTTTAAGTGTACCTTCTCCTTCCATTCCTGAATTATCGAAGTTTTCACCTAAGAACTTTCTTAATGCTCCCATACCTCCAGGATATTCCGCAGACTGGTCTACATCTTTGTAGATTTCGTTAGGGTTATTCGCTTTCACCTCTACCGTAGCAGTTTTTGTACCTGTAGATGGTGGTGGCGGTGGTGGCGTATAAGCCGGAGCTTTTACTCCTTCCTGATTATTCAAACCAGTTGTAGTTTCCAACTGCTTAGAAATTGGCGGTGGTGGAGTTTCGATCTTCGGAGCTTTTACAGGCTCAGGAACAACGTTCTGAATTACCTCGATTTTCTCCTCTTCTTTTGGTGGTGGAGGTGGTGGAGGTGGTTCTTCTTCTTTAGGCTGCTCAATGATCGGATCTTCTTCGATAATATCTACAAGATCTGCCTTTACTTCTTGCTTAGGCGGAGCTGTAAGATTCTTGATCGTAAGATAGATGAACGGAGATAAAGCTGCCAAAAGGAATAATGCTGTTCCGATAATAAATGACTTTGTTAAAAGTCTCGGATACTGATGTCTAAGATCATAGGCACCATATTCCTTGTTT encodes the following:
- a CDS encoding TonB family protein, giving the protein MADENVYGQNLTLDEIVFENRNKEYGAYDLRHQYPRLLTKSFIIGTALFLLAALSPFIYLTIKNLTAPPKQEVKADLVDIIEEDPIIEQPKEEEPPPPPPPPKEEEKIEVIQNVVPEPVKAPKIETPPPPISKQLETTTGLNNQEGVKAPAYTPPPPPPSTGTKTATVEVKANNPNEIYKDVDQSAEYPGGMGALRKFLGENFDNSGMEGEGTLKAKLKFVVEKDGTVSGVTIEEKSPNSDFNNEAIRVVKKLKKWTPAKRNGESVRSYYSVPFTMNFE
- a CDS encoding DUF308 domain-containing protein, which translates into the protein MMFNWLSLVTGLFYIVLGIVVIVYKFFFTILEPAVAYALGVVLIIYGVFRIYRAISRIKKSRDEE
- a CDS encoding tetratricopeptide repeat protein, which translates into the protein MKDIMIMNVKKIAFGAAVVFFTGFATAQTLQDGINSIDSDKFAQAKTNFTDMIAKEPTAENYFYLGNTFLRQGEPDYAKATENFNKGLAADGKSFLNKIGLAAVKLGKGDKAAIAEIQKVVTDSREKDAEVLFRAAEALTLFEKNSSPDLAIQFLTKAIEKAEKKGVPAHYYYTLGDAYRLKRMPGEAMSAYDKALPTAKNKASVYTRMATLWMAAQQWQQAKQNIDKAIGVDPTYAPAYKAMAGYDIRYQQNAKATQDLINYTKYADEDPYTQLEISKLYFTNEDYANSKTVLDKIFDKIEDPIKFKLRAYQDYADKNYTGAKQNMDTFISQAEKTRVQPADQGLQGLIAAGLAKDEKDAAKKTALMTESQQKIAIAKAAKDETMKWDMELANIAGGGGASQADVDKGATSPAIEALKKQVAANSQDSDALFKLATAYQDVKNWNGAILTWQKMSALLPDWAPAYYSQGYSYQQAGNNDAAKIAYEKFISTVKPADQEANKQTLAYAYFAVAYMSKDSDIAKAKDYVAKSLQLDPTYQDAVKLNAEINK